The DNA region AGAAAGACTAAGTGCTGAAAAGGAAACACTCAACCTGACAAAACAGATATTCCCTTAAACTCTCCATTAAGTTTAGACTGAGGTTTTGGGATGTTTGTATTGCACAGACTGTTTTagacacgtactgtacagtgggATTCACGTAAATGTGAAGCAACATCAAAGAATTTCTTGGCTCCTTATCATCAGTaacatataattagaatataaGTAATATTAGTGATATACACAGCATtagtacttactgtacattactggAATAGCAACTGTGTAGAGGAAAATAAATTATAGAGTGAAgctgaaataataaaagcaaATCAAATATTCACatgtcagaaaaaaacatgtaaatatcCCTTAATGCAAATAAAAGTAGAGTGGAATGGAAACAGGAAGACTTGAAACCTTCACCGCACATTTCAGTTGTATCATGTTTGCAGATGACAGACAAGGTcactgaggaggcagagagggaccctcagtgtgtgtgtgtgtgtgtgtgtgtgtgtgtgtgtgtgtgtgtgagacagaaagagagggagagcatctctgcgtacagtatgtgtgcgtgAGAGATTCAAGGTTGTAGAGAAGGGACACGTCTTCCATTCAAagttccacccacacacacacacacacacacacacacacacacacacacacacacacacacacacacacacacacacacacacacacacacacacacaaactactactgctgctgctgctgctgcaccggtTCATTCAGGAATTTTGTGCTCAAGGGTGAATGAGATGACGAGACTCAGGTTTTAGAGAAGAATCATTGAAGCACAGTTGCTATTACGTTTTACATCACCATGAAACCACATCACACTAGAAATTACAGAGGCTAAGAGGCTAAAAGGGATGAAATGGTTTTCCATACTGATAAAGAACTCACAGAGGGACCGTGACATTAAAATAGAAATGTCTATTGATCAAATTTAAGGTAgaaattatttgttttgcaAAAATACACACGAGCGAATGAAGTTTAGAGTCCTAAAGATATAACAGTTAATATTAGCTGACTAAGACATGACAGCGCCATGTGTCTTTTCCTGGGTTACACtgggttttactgtatgtgttgtccTCACTACACCTGATCAGGCCATTTGACTCCTCAGAGGAAACACCAGAGCAGCTATGTGATTAAGAGAGAAAAAACAGGGTTCATTTTTAATGTGAGGTCTGTATTTTCTGCACGCCCCCGTGCAGAATATACGACATGCGTCAGCTGCACCGGTTAGTTATTTCCAGCTGTCCAAACATTGTTGAGGTCCATTTACTAAGTGGAGCTGTCACCAGTATTTTCATACCGCTTGAATCAAAACCGGTAGCAAAAGCTAAATCCAAAATGCTAGTGATGATAAGGAGCCAGTGAGCACGTTAGCAAACGTTTCAGTCAGAAAGGTTGTGTAGCAGCCTGTAGCAAAGAGGTCAAACAGTATAAACGCCTTAAACTATACAACGTGAATATTACTTAACTGTAGTTTAATTATGCTGTAAATCACATTTACAGATATTTAAGCCCATATAAAACAAACTGAGTGAGAACGAGGGGAAACAAATGGTTCTCACTCACGCACAAGCGACGCATTGAATCAACTCTGTCTGGCTCAGTCGAGGCCTTTCGGCCTTCTGAGAACGCTGAGCAGCCGTTAAAGGCGATTCCGTCTCCTCAACCAGCTGATTGCACATGTAACATTTATAAAGTCAGCGTACATTTTAAAAACCTGGAGCCAGGGAACACAGAGACTTGGCTCAGGTTTACCCTCGCTGCTGTTTGGGAGGTCAGATACAGTCAAACACAGGTGGCACCAATTAGCTGCGTTGTCCTGGAGCGTGATGTGTTGCATTGATattccattttaaaaatgtgtttctgcCTTGGTGTGTGGAAGGTGCTGCAGGGTGTAACGATGGAACCAGCTGTGTTTGTCCGGCGCTGTTTTCTGCATCTGTTAATCACATGTGAAGTAAGAAATCATTAAAAGCGTGATTTTACCACAGAGACATGAGGAGGAAGTGTCTCTGTTCACCACTTTGTTCACATACATCTGTCTATTGGACAtacgtgttgatgtgtgtgtgtgtgtgtgtgtgtgtgtgtgtgtgtgtgtgtgtgtgtgtgtatgtgcgcgcTTGCATGCTGCCACACAATTACAGTACGTATATTACTGGTTTGTATATGCATACGAGTGTGTGGTCATAATAACAGGAAGCCGGGCCTCCGTGTTGACACAACCCTGCACGGCCGATTGGCCCGTTGACGTaaatagacaaacacacaagtgaCCCACTCACACGTGTTGTTCACGAGGCTAAAAATAAGAAAAGTGGACGGGCGCCATCCCTCCCATCAGACCCAAACAAGAACACCTGCAGCCGTCTGAGCCAGGTTGTCACGGCAACCATGCAAACAGTTTACAGTAGGATGAGGAGGGGGTGGGAGCGATTGGAGTATAGATAGAAAAGCAGCTACAGCTGAACTCTGACAGATCAGAAAGACGTGAAACCAGAGTAAAGTAACGACACCCAGTCAGGGATGAGGTTTACTTTAATCCAGTCTGACTGGACACGTACTGGTCAGAGTCAGCAGGAGACTGTAATGCCCCAATACCAAACTAATAATCTAAAGGCCTTTACTTTAACATGCTTGTGAATATTTTACACCAATTTGACTCAAAGAGTATTTTTAATtccttatttttgttttgtctgttgtgtgtctttgtctaaAGGTTCAACCTTGGCCAGACCAGGACTTCATATGTAAAGCTGTGATTGTAAATGCTCTATGAGCAGGGAAACTATACTTACTAAACAtgttcttcaaaataaaagcccaaaccAAACTCTGTCTAACCCGTCCTACCTGACGGGTTAGACAGTTCACTGCTGTTGTGCTTCCATTGCGCGGCTGATGACTCATTCACGACACAGATCATCCTGAGGGTCAACAGTGAGGACGCCTGCAAGCTTAATGTACTGCAGGACGTCTTGTCGTGTGCTGTTAGTGGGCTCCTCTGGGAGGTTAAAACGTTAATGTTAaaatcaaacagctgcagcagctgctcagggtACAAATCTCCCCTCAcgcaaaaataaaaagaaaggcaGGCTCCCAGCTCACGAGATGACCATCGACCTCCAGGCCCCGCTTCAGCATGTGTAAGCACACGTCCACATATACAGAACACGCATGTATGTACCAGGACACGGTTCTTCGCGCCAGGAATGCACTGTACATGCCTGTGAGCTTCATTTACGCGTCTCCTTGCAATTTCTGAGCTCCAGATGTGCTGGGGGTCAGAGCTGGGGTGCACTTCCCAGTCCAGATGTGTGCAGGTGTGCGCCACAGCGTCCCGCCATGCAATGTTAACTGCTTGTATGTCCTTTGAACGGTGCTCTGTGTTAGTTTTCACTCAAACGAAGGAGCATCTCTTGGCTTGAGTAAAGTAATCAAGTGATTCATCTCCCTGTTACTATCTCTGGCAGGATGTGGCCATCACGACAGCTGTGTCCGTTGATATCCTCAGCGAGGAGGACAGGACCGAGTGTAAGAGCAGAGATCTGGCAGTTTTACAGCAGGAAACGGGCACTTGAGGCAGGTCTGACAACCTGTGGCTCTGTGAATGGAGGGAGACACACAGGCGTAGCAATGGATAGTTTGCAGATGTGGGGGAGATTTAGTGGAGGCTTGTTCTCTGTGAGGACTCTTCAGACGCATCGCAGCTGATGGAGAAGACAAGGAGAAAGACGTGCTCTTCATGCTATCAGGCCTCACCGTTTACTCAGAATCCTACGCTTCTCACTCACACAGCAAAGAAGCATCAGCCTCGTCGACTGCTGCTGTCGGACCAATTCAAAACTGACCttttgcacacacgcacgcacgacacacacacacacacacacacacacacactgaacattaTGTATCTTGGctcttgttcatttattttattttaatttactttattgATCACTTGATTTTTTGTCTTCACCTTCCAAGTGTCGGTAACTGGAACAAAGCACATCCACCTTTAGGTTAGGTCCTGTTAGGTCAACGTCTTCATAAGCTCGGCTCATGTGCCCCACGATCTTTTCCAGGTCCTTCATGTGTTCGCAGCAACATTTCCACTGAAAGAGGCTGTTTGTCCGTGCACTCGGTGCAATCACAGCAGTGACAGACATGCAGTAACCCTTCATTGTTATGGAAACAATGACACACATGCGTCTCGGGGCTGCGGTACCGTCTGGCCGCTGATGCATTTAGAAAGTAAAACAACTCGGTCGGGGCTTGAACAAACACTGTGAGCTCGGTGACAGATTTCCTGGGTGAGGTTAGAGGAGCTCTGTGATCAGTAGTGCAGTAATAAACACGTAGTTATAGTTATGGAATGTTCATCATTGAAACAAACAATGGCTCTGAGCGTCAGACAGAAGTGGCATCCTGCGTTTCAAGCCCAGACTTGTTGACTTATTTGTGGCCTCATCACTTTCCTTGCTGCCTCATACAGTTATAATATGGTGGTCTCACTGCAATGCATTACAATGGGCTGCAGCAGTTTATATATAGTAATGGTGGAACTAAATTTCCCTACATTTGTCCTCCCTGTGTCTACAATGACTTGATGCTTTAAGGAAAAGATGCAGAACCGTGATATTTATATGTAGGCTTAATCTCTGCCTTTCATAAGACCCTTCTCCTCTTAATCACTACGTCCCTCATTGATATTCcacctctctctgtttctttaGTCCGCTCTTTGTGcggcagagtgatgtgacagTAGAGAGCAGACAATGTCGGGTTACCCTAGTAATTTGGGAAGGAGGACGGAAGTATCCTGGGTGGGTAACATCCCTCCTCCCAGTTGGGCTGAGTCCCACTGATGATTCACCAGCGTGCACAACGAAGGTTGGCGACCCCAATTTGAGtaaggcaggaggaggaggagcgggagaagAAGGCAGATGAGGAAGGGGGGTGATAAGGAGGAGGGGACGGCGGTGCCTACGTCAGCGGCACTTGCTAATAGGCAGATGTCCTTGTCCCCAACACAAGTAAATCATGTCTCCTGGGGGGGAGaaagggaagagaggaggagaggaagggaggcaaCAAGTCGGGCACAGATTGAGATTGCTGTCTGGAGGAGCGAAGCGTCGGTCTGGACGTGAGAGCGTGTCTAAGTGAAATTAGAAGCAATTAGTTCACTCTGGGAGCCCACCGTAGAAACGCTGCCTCGGTGAAGACCAcgaagaagagggaggagagcgagagacgaTCGCCGTGATCCACCAGACATCGTCCCGTCTCCCTCCTCAAGCGCAGATctaaaaaagcaaagcagtcATTTGGGGTCACAGAAGCACTGGGAAAGGAATGTGTACCCTGTCCTGCATGCTGCCATGTGTTTCCCACTCAAGATGCTAATAATACTAATATGATCCATTGTGAGCGGCTGCACACGCCTGCAGAAGTCAGGAGAGGGccaacgtctgcagccacttTCAACTGGAAACCGCTTCTTAAATACCACAGGAAAACTTCCTGTTTTTGTCTAATCGAAGGATTGTTACCTTGAAATGGAAGCGTCTTCAGTTGCCGGCAGATATACATTAGAAACCAATGATAGGGACCCACTATCACCCCTTAATAACAAGCCGTGACCCAAATCGAGGAAACTCAGTGAATTTATTCATTAGGCTGACAATCAGGTGGTGTTTTCTTAAAATACACTGACTGAAATCTGAACCGGTGACGTCCAACACTATAAAAACTGCACtataaaaaaaagtatttttaggGAGTCATGCTTGCGCTTTGTCATGTTTAATTAGCCTCTAAGCATCCTCTTCTTCTATGGTGCCATTAGCTTTACAGGGCACAATCATCACCTGCTGTTCAATCAATTCTGATTCTGTTTCTGATTCTGTTGAGGAGTGTGAATAGACAGCACTTCTTAAAAAATAAGCCAGACAAAGGCCAGCGACCCACTGAAAGCGGGTTCACGACCCACTTTTGGGTCCCGACCCACCAGTTGAGAATCACTGTAATACATGCAGCACATGTGCACACCTCTAAACCCATTTGGTGCCCTTGTGGATTGGCTTCGACAGACAAATTGGTTCTCAGAATGACTGAAAAATGTAAGCATCCAACATCTGAAACATTATTCACAGCGCAACGCGGCTTTATTGGGTCCGATGGGCCGGCGTTGCTGCGATGCTGCCGAGTCCTCTTCACAGCAGACACTAATTAACAGCATCTTCCTGTGTTTATTCCTGTGGGAAAGGGAGTGGGCCATAATGGAGTCCACAAACTTGCAGATAAATGGAGATAACTTTAATCTCCCTGTAATTAGTGCTGCCCTCCTGCTCCCACCTCTTCACAGCCCGTGTCTTCCTGTCTGGACTTGTGCTAAGGTGTCGCCCCTGCCAGATGACGCTGGGGCACCGTCTCAGTCACACACTTATACATGTAGGGCGTCAGGCTGAAGCCTTGCTTAGCATTGACTctcacacacagtacatgtacagtaatggaCAGAAGGAGAACCTTTGGGTGGAGTAAGTGTAAAAGCAGCCTTAGCGTGATCTTCAGCACACACTTGCCGGAATCCTGAAGGTTTATGCCGCGCTTAGCCTCTTTATCTCGCCGGCCACAGGAGCCGGGGAAGTGCGGCGTGCACAATCGCTGGAGCCCGTCCAACATTCCCCCACCGGCGGTGGCACTGGCTGTGACTCAGCCGTTCGTCCTGCGTCTGCCCGTCTGGACGACACCTCCGATGAATACGTGACGAACAAAACAAACGCGGCTGTGTGGGAACACGAGTCATCTGTAGAAAAGGTTCCAATAGGCCAAATAGTCAACAATCAATACATCGACATTGTCTTTTGTCGTTACATTTTTTGTTATGAGAGGCTTTTAAGGGCAGGTTCCTTTTTGAAATGCTGCACTGGCGTCACGATGAGGGGGACACTGCGGTTCCTGTATGTTTGTGCAACAGAAACATGTTGAAGGCTTTAGGCTGCCTAAACATAACCACTAAATACTAACAGTGACCGGCTGCTGATCCACACAGAGACGAGCGTGTTGATAAAGAACATAGCTAACCCAGCTGCCATGTTCCTAAAAACTGGTGCATAGTTACAGTAGCCTGATATTAATGGAATTCAGAAGAAAGAGGGGAAACACCAGAGGAGGAGCGAGTCCGCAGACAGGGCCCAGGACTGGTCCACGACCGCTCCCTGATGAACCAGCAGAGGGCAATGAATCCGCTGTCTGTGTGGGTTACTGATGTCGCCGCTCGGCAGCGTCCGCCTGACAAGCTTCTTCATCAGTGTCACACTTAGTGTTAACAGACGCTGGAGCCGATGCTTCTGTCACGGAAACGAGCCTCGTCGCATGAGCGATCATCGTCTCCGAAGCGTCCGTGATGCCACGCGCGCATGAGGTCACTGGCCAATTATTTTAGTCTGCTGGCAGGGGTCCGGGGCGAAGCCGtgattaagtgttttttttttttttaacttatcAGAGATTGGTcaggaagtgagagagagacacaaacaggaaggagtGGAATGTGCTTCCTGTTGGCGGCCGGCGTTTTACAGGACAGATTCCTTGGACCATCATGACTGACATgctgacacaacacacacaatgcaacGCAAACTAAGACAGTGCTGCTTTTCCACTGAGATCAGGGGGACTGCCAGGAAAGACAAACAGTAAGAGGAGATAAGCCTGAGACAGTGTGTACCCATGAGCCGCTAcggagaagagaggagaagcCTGTTACCAAGACGCTCATATCTGGTTTGGTGGCAGAGAAACGCACAATATTAGTCTTCTGCCATACTGACAGTGGGCAGATGCTGtagtcttcatcttcatcattattCTCATGTGAACTAGTGACTAGTTGATAGGACATTAAAGCTTCGGGTTAGAAAACTAAACCGAAGAGTTGTTGAACCATCCACAGAACTGGGGGGAAAACTAATATGTTTTATCTTTATTATTGTGTTGGGCTGTTGGATGTGGATGTAGCCATGGAGCTAATGTGACTAGAAAAAGTTGGAGCTAATTACACAGTGGAACAGTCGTGTTGTCTCAGAGACACTGTGTGACATCTACTTATCCTACTTTTACTTTTAGCTTGAGAAAATGGCCGGTGGTCTATAAATTCACATTCTTAGTTTGTCTAATCTGGTCTTTCCTGCACCAGGATGAACTCATCCTCCAAAGGGAAACCAACCAGTCAAGCAGAAGAACAGCAGAGAACTGCGAGTCCTGGCTTCATGGCACCAAGGCCACCTCAAGAGTGAGTCATGCAAACATATTCAAAATGAATGTATTGGTagaaaaatgctaaatattaaAGACGTGCTTAAAGTGGTGATTAAATTATTCAAActctacatttatttacattagtaTGTGAAGGACTAATCAATTTACTGACCTGTGAAATGGGTGGGTAATGTCAAAGACTAAATGATCCTTCAGACTCCTCAAGCTGCTGCCCAGCAGTAACAAACAGCAACCtgtttaatgtactgtacataactgccgtaatgctgtgtttgtgtacagtatgtgtgagtgcTGTTTGGTGTAGACACAGAAAAGTGAAGGAACTGAAGGCTGCTGGTCACAGAGCAGCATGCCTGCGTATATGAAATTAACATTGGTTGTCCTTGAGGGCTTCCTGATTCAATCACACGCCTGATGACGTCATGCAGGGTTTTAAGTCATATTTCGGATTagtgagtgggagagagaggtagagaggcAGGATGAGTCACTGCCTCATTGATGACTGTCTCCACTGAGTGGTCAGATAATTCAGGTACGAATAGAGACACAGGCACAGCATGACCGCCTAATGGCACTCAAATAGAATGACTTATTGGGAACTTGCAAAATACACCTTTTAAGAAGATTAAATAGTGCTGATGCACCCTCCCgtttcctcttcaccatgagGCTGGTGCTAAACAATAATGAATCCTGCTCTAGTATATTTATGATCAGATATTTAAATAGCATATCTGTGCTGCCATCCGATGGACTTATTCTTGGCTGCGTTATATTATGGAGGCATTCAGGAAAAATGACCATGTCCAGCTAATACATCAAACACCTCCACTACTTTTATTCAGGTCAAATGCTTTGATATGACAGAAATGTATACAGCCCTGCAGTCAGACGTATTAAGTAACTAAGTGCTGTAGCTAAGTACCACACTTTTTATTTGACCTTTGTATTTTACTCAGATGCCTTGGTGCAAACATCAGACACTATAATACTATGATCTCTAGAGAACTTTACTTTTAGTTTCCATCCAAATATACAGACTTCATGTAGGTTCAAGGGCTACTTCGGTGCAGGGCAGATAGTTGTGGATGATCAAAGTATCCTCAATGATGTTTTTGTTCGCTCCTGCTATATTTTATACAGCACTAGATTTTTAAGTATTACTTTGGGCTTATTAATCAGGCAACAAAGTGGCTGCACAGCAGGTAAGCAGAGAGATTACACATATACTGTTGAGATAACTACAGAAGACTAATGCAGTATGGACAGATTCTCATGTTGCAGAAATGGGGAACTTTCAGGGACACTGTGATGCATGGCCCCCATTAAGCTCCACAACTTGAACTGAACTCAGTACAGGCCTGTTAAGCTAACAGTAACTGTCCTTACATGcttatcttttattttgattaaaacatttgttcCCATAATTGTAATGTAGGTATGAAGAGTAGGTAAGAAGAGAGTATTAGAGAGTAATTCTTGTTAATACGGGTCCAGAAACCTGGTGTTACCAAAAGGTATCAATAAACTACTAATGGTTTGGTATTAAAATTGAAACACAGTCGTAGGACTCCCTCTTGTGTTAAAAACTAGCAACTGCTTGTCAATGCTAGATTTTTGAGTACTTGTACTGTATGAAGTAACAGACAATTTGGACAAGACTGAGAACAacaatacacacatacacgacCAGTGTGCAAAAATATAACAAATTTTATAATATATGTCAACGTGTGAAAACAGCCcattcacaacaacaaataagGCTCCAAAAGGTTTGCGCCTCAGTGGCAGAAaacaaataagtaaataaatatgatCACATGTCAAAAGACAAGGAAATCACATCCTGAGACCTGATCAGGGCCTCTTTCTGCACCCCGATAGGAGTCTGCAAGTCTGACACCTGAAAGTTCAGCACATCAATGTCGGATGCTCCAAACGTGGCTTCCACTTTCACCTTCTCATGCATGTGGAACTGAACCTTCTTGTTGGTCATGGCATGGAGACACCAGAGGAAATTCTCTCGGAGCTCAGATCGCACTTgctgctctctctgcagctcctcagcgTCTGCCTCTGGTGCAGCTGACGTGGGTATGGAGGTGCGACAGAGGGCTATGAAGCGAGGGGAGCTGGGGTCGAATCCACGGCTGTTGGGGTCTGGCCCTTTTGGTAAGCGGAGCACAGGCACTGGTGCTGCCATGGTGTGTCTTTCTTGTTGGGCCTACTTCGAGAACGAAAGCAAGAAACATCAACTATAAGTAGGACATAAGGCTTAATTATAAAGCAGAAACATGCTCACATACAGTTCAGTAGCTCCACAAGATAACAAAGTATATTTccaattaatattatttacaaTCGGATTGGTTGCTGTAATAATACTAAAGTATTAAAGTAAGAGCCACATGTGTCCAGACATTTATTATGATGCCTTTCTGTTACTGTAAATCAATAACAGCTGTTTGCAGACAGATGACACTGCAAAAGGTCTGGTTCTGATTAAAAACGAGCTTGCATTTCCAAAAACCATCACACTCCACAGTTCCACACATCGTGGTTGTTTCACAGTACGTTGAACACAGTTCTGATGAACAGCGTCCAAGCTTTTGTTGAAACGAATAAATATGCGTATATTCCGAACACTTACACGTACATTAAGAATTTAAGCTAAACATATTACTAACACATCACTCTACATAGTTAAAATAACGTTACACTCCCACTTAGTTTATTGTTGTTACCTAAACATCACGAGAAATGCTAGTGCAGAAATTGGCTAATGATGTTCTGTTAACAATAATAGATATTAAACAGTATTAAACACAACTAATCTTTGTGCCAGTGAAGCATAAACTGTAAACATGGTGCTTTGCTGAACATGTTTTAAACTATAGTTTAATACCTACCACCAATTCTCGCCTCACTAGCATCAGTTAGCAGCAACACGCAACAGCTACGTCTTTGATTCGTCTTCTTCGCTGCATTAAATAGTGTCTGAGAAAATGGCCCGGGACGCACCACCGCCCCCTTGTGGCTTCAGGCTTTATTGGCGGAACAGCAAATGCGCATACACGTACAGCATATTCGCACATTTGGAGCAGAAACAAGGGACGAGCGGAAGTATCAAAcactgagctggactctgaaGCTTATGAATGGCGCGTTTCCTTTAGACAtaagcaggaggaaggacagggaTCAGCCTCATAAATCACCACAGTGTGCAGACTGTTTAACACTTCATTGGCCTCTCAAAGTTCACAGAATTGAAACTTTCCATCCAATAATAATTTACTTTCTAAACATCTGTTCTCTCAGTGAGGGACTCTGACTCAACGTCAGTCCACTGAGAGACTCTTTCCCCTCTGAAGGCACGCTGCCTATTCAGGCAATGCACATTACTCTCAGCTTAGCCTGAAACGAAACTTCACAGAGAGATAGAGGTTGAGCCTTGTTTGTTACTATAAAATCTCCAGTACAAGAAATCAGGTCAGCGTAACACATTAATTTGGTTAATTTGTTACCCCGCCTGAGGTATAACAATACAGAACTCTAACATACTAATGTCCACCCTGCTTCACGCTTGATATCACCTGTACTGACATGTGATTACCAATACCAAGGACTCACATGAGTTgtagcagcttcctcctcataACAGTTGTTATAGTTGCTGAAGTAAATTTTGGTAATACGTAGACTTTTACCACACAGTGTTTATTTCTGGGTATGGATTAAACCAACAAGAGCCTTCATCAA from Betta splendens chromosome 13, fBetSpl5.4, whole genome shotgun sequence includes:
- the gemin7 gene encoding gem-associated protein 7 isoform X1, giving the protein MLVRRELVAQQERHTMAAPVPVLRLPKGPDPNSRGFDPSSPRFIALCRTSIPTSAAPEADAEELQREQQVRSELRENFLWCLHAMTNKKVQFHMHEKVKVEATFGASDIDVLNFQVSDLQTPIGVQKEALIRSQDVISLSFDM
- the gemin7 gene encoding gem-associated protein 7 isoform X2, encoding MAAPVPVLRLPKGPDPNSRGFDPSSPRFIALCRTSIPTSAAPEADAEELQREQQVRSELRENFLWCLHAMTNKKVQFHMHEKVKVEATFGASDIDVLNFQVSDLQTPIGVQKEALIRSQDVISLSFDM